The genomic stretch CGTGCCGTCGTGGCGCAACGACCAGATGCGGCCGGAGCCGTAATCGGCGAAGAGGTAACGACCGTAGAGCTGCGAGAAGGCCGCTCCGCGGTAGACGAAGCCGCCCGTGATCGAGTTGCCGAGATCGTGCGCGTACTCGTGTACCGGATCGGTGAATACGGCTGCGGCCGGTGGATTCGCGCGTGGCCCAGGATGCGCGGCTTCGCGGAAGGGCCAGCCGAAGTTGTGGCCCCCGGAGACGACACGGTTGACCTCCTCCCACCGGTTCTGGCCGACGTCCGCGATCCAGAGCGCGCCGGTGTCGCGGTCGAAGGAGAAGCGCCAGGGATTGCGCAGGCCGATGGCCCAGAACTCCGTGCGGACCGCCGTGGGCGCGATCGACGCGCCGTTGAAAGAAGTCGCCCCGACGAACGGGTTGTCGGGAGGAACTGAATACGTGCCCGCGTGCACGGCGGGATGCGAATTCGGTGCGAGCGAGCCGGGGCGGAGATCGACGTCGAGCCGGAGGATGGCGGAGAAGAAGTCGCGATCGATGCGTTGTCCGTTCTGGAAGGTGTCGTTGGAGCCACCCTCGTCGCCGGTCGAGAGGTAGAGAAATCCGTCCGGCCCGAAGTGCAGGTCACCGCCGTTGTGGTTGCTCGCTTCGTCGCGCTGCGTGAGGAGCGGTTGCTCGGAAGCCGGATCGGCGCGGTCGGGATCGCTCGCGGAGACGGTGAAGCGCGAGAGACGGTCGTGGCGTCCGCTGCCGGCCGCCGTGGTGGTGTTCAGCGTGTACCAGACGTAGAAATGCCCGTTCGTCGCGTAGTCCGGGTGGAAGGCGAGTGCGAGCAGCCCTTCTTCGCCGCTGTCGATCACCGGCCCGGAGATGTCGAGAAACACCGAGCGCGTCGGCGTGGCCGAACCGAGGCCACGCACCACGACGATCCGGCCGGGCTTCTCCACGACGAAGAGCCTGTGCGTCTCGCCCGGCGCCGAAACGATCGCGACGGGTTGATCGAACGCGAGACTCCCGAACGCGCGCTCCGTCCTGAAACCCACCGACGGTGCCGCAGCGGGTAGCGTCAACGTCGTGGCCGCGGTACGCGTCAGCGGTTGGGCGGCGACCGCAAATCCGGCGAGACACGCCACGACGCACGAAACGAGCAGACGGAAGCGATGAAGGGAGGTCATGACGGTCAGTCTCCTATGTCTCGACACGACGGGATCGCAACCGGCCGCGGCCACGTCGCGGGTGCCGCGATTCAGCGCAACACCCCGCGGCTCGCCATCGCGCGGGCGTAGACCCAAAGCAGCACGCCGACCGCGAGTATCACGATCGTGAATACGAGCGGCCCCGCGCCTCCCATGATCTCCAGACCGTCCGAGAGCAAGAGGTTGTGGACGAACGTGAGCGCCATCGCCGCGAGGACGGCGAGGTTGACCGGCACCGCGAATCGACTGCGCAGCAGCAACAGGACGGAGCCGAGCAGACTGCCGCAGGTGGCCACTGCCCACGCCGTCACCACCCAAGCGGGGAAGCCGTAGAAATACTCCAACTGCTCGGGCGTGAAGTTGCTCATGTAGGACTCGTTGCGCGTCTGCGTCATGACGAAGTCGAAGACGCCGACGGCGTTCCAAAGCAACGAAAGGACACCGACGACCCAGAGGTGCCACGGCGTCCGAACGGGGGGTGTTGCGGGCTCGCTCACGGGAGCGAGCGAGCACCATCGGCACCGTTTTGCCAAGCGTGCCGTTCGGCGATTCACGACGAACCCGAGTCGGTCGCGGCATGCGCACAATCCACGCTTTTCCCCCGAGCCGACAACCGCCAGCTTCGCCGGCATGACGGGTTTCGAGAACGCGCTCATCCTGCTTCTACTGCTCGCGGGCCTCAGCGTCGCGGGGCGACGGCTGCCGTGGCCGCTCCCGATCACCTACGTGGTCGGTGCCGGTCTGGCCGCGCTCTGGCCCGCTTTTCCACGGGTGGAACTCGATCCGGGTTTCTTCTTTCTCTGCTTCGTCCCTCCCCTGCTCTTTTCGGACGGTTGGCTCATGCCGTTACGCGACTTTTGGGCGGCGAAACGTCCGATCTTCACGCTCGCCACCGGCTTGGTCGTCTCGACCACGCTGGTCGTCGGCCTCGTCGCCTACGCGCTCGTGCCCGGTCTGCCGTTGGCGATGGCTTTCGCGCTCGGCGCGGTGATCTCACCGACCGACGCCGTCGCGGTCGCGGCGATCACTCAGAAGTTGAAAGTGCCGCCACGGCTCACGGCCGTGCTCAACGGAGAGAGTCTGATGAACGATGCGACCGGTCTGGTCGCCTTCAAGTTCGCGCTCGGCGCCGCGGCCATCGGCGCATTCTCCGTCCGCGCGGCGGCGATGGAGTTCGTCGTGCTCGCACTCGGTGGTCTCGCGGTGGGGCTGGCCGTCGGTTGGCTGGTCGGCAGGTTGCGCGATCTGCTGCAGCGTATCCACGGTTCGGATGCGATGCTGGAGACGACGATCTCGCTGCTCACGCCGTACGCGGCCTACCTCGCGGCGGGCGCGTTGGGCGTGTCCAACATCCTCGCGGTCGCCGCGGCCGGTCTCCATGCAGGTTGGCGCGATCCGCTGCGCATGGATCCCGCGACCCGGCAGACGACGTGGGCGGTGTGGCAGGTGGTGTTGTTCTGGATGAACGGGCTGGCGTTCGTGCTGCTCGGGTTGCAGTTGCCCGGCATCCTCGGAGTCGTGGGTGCACGCTACCCGTGGCACGAACTCGCGCTCATGATCGCCGCGGTGGCGGGCACGGCGATCGGCGTCCGCCTCATCTGGATGTTCCCCGGAGGCTATCTGCCCTGGTTGTTGTTCCGGCGCTCGCGACTCGCGGAGCCGCGTCCACCGTGGCGCTGGTTGGCGGTCGCGGGTTGGGCGGGCATGCGCGGCACCATCACGCTCGCGGCGGCACTCTCGATCCCGGTCGTCACGGCGGACGGCACACCGTTTCCCGGGCGCGACATCGTGATCTTCCTCTCCACCGCGGTCATCCTCGTGACGCTGTTGCTGCAAGGCACCACGCTCGAAACGCTCATCGCTCGACTCGGCGTGAAGCCCGACGACACGCAACTGAAGGAGGAACGCGTCGCGCGTATCGCCGCCGTCGAAGCCGGCCTGAAGCACCTGCGCGGTGCCTCCTTCGTCACGACCACGCCGGAGGAGGACGCTGCCTTGAGCGAGATCATCTCCGAATACGAACACAGGCTCGCGGAGTTGACCGCCGACGGCGAAACGCGCACGAGCGCGGCCACCCGCCGACGCACCGCGCGCCGCCACAGGCTCGCGGCGCTCCGAGCGGAACGCGCCGCGCTCGACGATCTCTGGCGACGCGACGTGATCACGGACGAGACACACCGACCGCTCCAGCACCTCCTCGATTACGAGGAGTCTCTCCTGCGCGGTCTGGACGCGGTAAATCCGTCGTGAACTTCTGGATACACCGCCCCGAAGGCCGTGCGTACGAGCTCGGTCAGCGTGATGCCGGTGCGGGTGCGGTCGCCTGCGCCTTCTCCTTGCCGCGATTGGCGAAAGCGCGGTGGAGTTTGGCCCACTCCAGCGTTCCGACGTAGGCCTCCACCTTCACCTTGTGGCGTTTGAAGATGTCGATGATCTCGCGGTCGGCGTCGGTGAGCATGGCGTCTTCGCGAGCGCGATACATGCGCTCGCGGATCACTTGCTTTTGCTCCTCGTTCAGGTCGGGCACGATCTCGAGGTAGGCATTGTAGGTGCGGCGCATGCCGGGGCTGCGGCTCCACGCTTCCTTGATCGCATCGACCTGTTCGGCCGAGAGCTCGGCTTCGAGCCGCGCGACGAATTCGGCGTAGGCGGGCTTCAACGAGGCGTAGACGTCGTCGATGCGGTGCGCGATCACTTCGGCCGGAAACTCGTCCTTCGGGACGACGGCGCGGGCCTTGTTCCACTGCGACCAGAGATCGGCCAAGATCGCTCCGTGTTCGGCACGCCAATCGCCGATGGTGACCACCCAATCCGCGAGGATCGTCTGCGCACGCGCCGCCCGAGCGGCGTCGTCGACTCGGGCCGCCTGTACTAGACGAGCGGCCTTGGCCTCGGCGCGCTGCCGCACGTCGGCGGTGGCGGGTTCGGCGGCGGAAAGCTCACCGAGGAACGAGAGAGCGAGCGCGAACGTCGCGCACAGGAAGGAAAAACCGGAGTGTTTCATGGAACAGGGGTGTCTTGCGGCAGATTCGACTTCGAGACGTCCGGATCGCCTGTTCGGATACCGTCGCGGTGCGCTGCGCTCACTCGGCGGCGTCTCCG from Opitutales bacterium ASA1 encodes the following:
- a CDS encoding Na+/H+ antiporter, with translation MTGFENALILLLLLAGLSVAGRRLPWPLPITYVVGAGLAALWPAFPRVELDPGFFFLCFVPPLLFSDGWLMPLRDFWAAKRPIFTLATGLVVSTTLVVGLVAYALVPGLPLAMAFALGAVISPTDAVAVAAITQKLKVPPRLTAVLNGESLMNDATGLVAFKFALGAAAIGAFSVRAAAMEFVVLALGGLAVGLAVGWLVGRLRDLLQRIHGSDAMLETTISLLTPYAAYLAAGALGVSNILAVAAAGLHAGWRDPLRMDPATRQTTWAVWQVVLFWMNGLAFVLLGLQLPGILGVVGARYPWHELALMIAAVAGTAIGVRLIWMFPGGYLPWLLFRRSRLAEPRPPWRWLAVAGWAGMRGTITLAAALSIPVVTADGTPFPGRDIVIFLSTAVILVTLLLQGTTLETLIARLGVKPDDTQLKEERVARIAAVEAGLKHLRGASFVTTTPEEDAALSEIISEYEHRLAELTADGETRTSAATRRRTARRHRLAALRAERAALDDLWRRDVITDETHRPLQHLLDYEESLLRGLDAVNPS